Proteins encoded together in one Blastocatellia bacterium window:
- a CDS encoding ABC transporter permease: MDNLWKDLRYGMRMLMNKPGFAAVAIITLALGIGANTAIFSVVNAVLLQPLPYREPDKLVRVYTEFPTMGLRKFWMSVPEFTDIRNEAQSWESLGAWSSGGVNVASASEPIRVTSASITRGLIDVLGVQPAMGRNFTEEEDRRGGPRAALIADGLWRSAFGADPDIIGKEIQINAQPYTVIGVMPRSFNFPAGSNDPAQVWVSFQFDPTTPGNRAGHFLNVIGRLKPDATLDQARSELSSLMAGWRQENRARHLMNAENHPVLMFPLHEDVVGAARPAVLMLLGAVAFVLLIACVNVANLLLARAEARRREFAIRLAMGAGRTRLLRQFLAEGLILVVLGAGAGLILGKLGLSLVIAAAPDSVPRTSEISINLPVLAFTLGLSVLSVLVFAMAPLVQMRERDLATWLHGSGKGSGSGGQRLRKALVIAEIALAVVPMIGSGLMVRAFWKLRQVDMGFEPRGVIAFNLALPRSRYQNPDLLKFGETLETKLTALPGVQAAAIAGELPPVRPIDANDTQIEGFQPTPDGPAQNVDFWNIIGKDYFKAMGIRTIEGRTFEPMDMGDKAQKVVVINQALARRFWPGESPIGRRLNPQVAAEPTWFTIVGIVEDTKNLGTDKPAGTELYILEHQTVEFGINSVKSFVVRTDGTPGATMSGIRSAVAEMDPSIPIYSMKTMGDIVGDSLVKPRFLSLLLGAFSLIAIALAAIGIYGVMAYAVTQRTQEIGLRVALGATTRNVLGMVLGQGLRMTVIGLAVGLGGAFFLTRVMASLLFEVSTTDPLTFVVVGVGLTAVGLLACFVPARRAARVDPMIALRYE; the protein is encoded by the coding sequence ATGGATAACTTATGGAAAGACCTGCGCTATGGAATGCGCATGCTGATGAACAAGCCGGGCTTCGCCGCGGTGGCGATCATTACGCTGGCGTTGGGGATCGGCGCCAACACGGCGATCTTCTCCGTCGTCAACGCCGTGCTGTTGCAGCCGCTGCCGTACCGCGAGCCGGACAAGCTGGTGCGCGTCTACACAGAGTTCCCGACCATGGGGCTGCGGAAGTTCTGGATGTCTGTGCCCGAGTTCACCGACATCCGCAACGAAGCGCAGTCGTGGGAGAGCCTCGGTGCCTGGTCGAGCGGCGGCGTCAACGTCGCCAGCGCCAGCGAGCCGATCCGCGTCACCTCGGCCTCGATCACGCGCGGGCTGATTGACGTGCTCGGCGTGCAGCCGGCCATGGGCCGCAACTTCACCGAAGAAGAGGACCGCAGGGGCGGGCCGCGCGCCGCGTTGATCGCCGACGGCCTGTGGCGCAGCGCTTTCGGCGCAGACCCCGACATTATCGGTAAAGAGATTCAGATCAACGCCCAGCCGTACACGGTCATCGGCGTCATGCCGCGCAGCTTCAACTTCCCTGCCGGCAGCAACGACCCGGCGCAGGTCTGGGTGTCGTTCCAGTTCGACCCGACCACCCCCGGCAACCGCGCCGGCCACTTCTTGAACGTCATTGGCCGGCTCAAGCCCGACGCCACGCTCGACCAGGCGCGCTCCGAGTTGAGCTCGCTGATGGCCGGCTGGCGGCAAGAGAACCGCGCCCGCCACCTGATGAATGCCGAGAACCACCCGGTGCTGATGTTCCCGCTGCACGAAGACGTCGTCGGCGCGGCGCGGCCCGCCGTCTTGATGCTGTTGGGCGCGGTGGCGTTCGTCTTGTTGATCGCCTGCGTCAACGTCGCCAACCTGTTGCTGGCGCGGGCCGAGGCGCGACGCCGCGAGTTCGCCATCCGCCTGGCGATGGGCGCTGGCCGCACGCGCCTGCTGCGCCAGTTCCTCGCCGAAGGGCTGATCCTCGTCGTGCTCGGCGCAGGGGCCGGCTTGATCCTCGGCAAGCTCGGACTCAGCCTGGTGATCGCTGCGGCGCCCGACAGCGTGCCGCGCACTAGCGAGATCAGCATCAACCTGCCGGTGCTGGCTTTCACGCTGGGGCTATCGGTGCTGTCGGTGCTGGTTTTTGCCATGGCGCCGCTGGTGCAGATGCGCGAGCGCGACCTGGCGACCTGGCTGCACGGCTCGGGCAAGGGCTCAGGCAGCGGCGGCCAGCGTTTGCGCAAGGCGCTGGTGATCGCCGAGATTGCCCTGGCCGTCGTGCCGATGATCGGCTCGGGGCTGATGGTGCGGGCCTTCTGGAAGCTGCGTCAGGTTGACATGGGGTTCGAGCCGCGCGGCGTCATCGCCTTCAACCTGGCGCTGCCGCGAAGCCGCTACCAGAACCCCGACCTGCTGAAGTTCGGCGAGACGCTCGAAACCAAGCTGACAGCGCTGCCGGGCGTCCAGGCCGCGGCCATCGCCGGCGAGTTGCCGCCCGTCCGCCCCATAGACGCCAACGACACACAGATCGAAGGCTTCCAGCCGACGCCGGACGGCCCGGCGCAGAACGTCGACTTCTGGAACATCATCGGCAAGGATTACTTTAAGGCGATGGGGATTCGCACCATCGAGGGCCGCACCTTCGAGCCGATGGACATGGGCGACAAGGCGCAGAAGGTCGTGGTTATCAACCAGGCGCTGGCGCGGCGCTTCTGGCCCGGTGAGAGCCCCATCGGACGGCGTCTCAACCCCCAGGTCGCTGCCGAGCCGACGTGGTTCACCATCGTCGGCATCGTCGAAGACACCAAGAATCTGGGCACGGACAAGCCGGCGGGCACAGAGCTTTACATCCTCGAACACCAGACGGTCGAGTTCGGAATCAACAGCGTCAAGAGCTTCGTCGTGCGCACAGATGGCACGCCGGGCGCGACCATGTCGGGCATCCGCTCGGCGGTCGCCGAGATGGACCCGAGCATTCCGATCTACAGCATGAAGACCATGGGCGATATCGTCGGCGATTCGCTGGTCAAGCCGCGTTTCCTGTCGCTGCTGCTCGGGGCGTTTTCGCTGATCGCCATCGCGCTGGCGGCCATCGGCATCTACGGCGTCATGGCCTACGCGGTGACGCAGCGCACGCAAGAGATCGGCTTGCGCGTGGCGCTCGGGGCGACGACGCGCAACGTGCTGGGGATGGTGCTGGGCCAGGGCTTGAGGATGACGGTGATCGGCCTGGCGGTGGGCCTGGGCGGCGCCTTCTTCCTGACGCGGGTGATGGCCAGCCTGCTGTTTGAAGTCAGCACCACTGACCCGCTGACCTTCGTGGTGGTCGGGGTGGGGCTTACGGCGGTCGGCTTGCTGGCCTGCTTCGTTCCGGCACGCCGCGCCGCCCGCGTTGACCCGATGATCGCGCTCAGATACGAATGA
- a CDS encoding DUF4097 family beta strand repeat-containing protein yields MLLTICMLFFGFSPSASTDEWSRSYQVQGTPKVHVETGDANIHVTVGEGRTVAARITTEGWKIGGDGITISDHQTGDQVEIEVRFPRHMFHIDLGHRRVDIEIKVPREASLDLHTGDGNVDAQGVRGSIVLRSGDGNLNLSNLDGTLRAETGDGNIDMRDVRGDLTLHTGDGRIDVSGIDGSLRAETGDGRIHVNGRFDLLDVKTGDGGINAEALDGSKLDANWRLSSGDGDLTVRVPATMAADVELHTSDGHIDLAMPVTVMGRTGTRELHGRINGGGKLLSLRTGDGSIRLEQK; encoded by the coding sequence ATGCTTTTAACGATCTGCATGCTCTTTTTCGGCTTCTCGCCATCCGCTTCAACCGATGAATGGTCGAGAAGCTATCAGGTACAAGGCACGCCGAAAGTCCACGTCGAAACCGGCGACGCGAACATTCATGTGACGGTCGGCGAAGGCCGCACGGTCGCCGCCCGCATTACGACCGAAGGCTGGAAGATCGGCGGCGACGGCATCACGATCAGCGACCACCAGACCGGCGATCAGGTCGAGATCGAGGTGCGCTTCCCACGCCATATGTTTCACATCGACCTGGGCCACAGGCGCGTCGATATCGAGATCAAGGTGCCGCGCGAGGCCAGCCTCGACCTGCACACAGGCGATGGCAACGTGGATGCGCAGGGCGTGCGCGGGTCAATCGTCTTGCGCAGCGGCGACGGCAACCTCAACCTATCGAACCTGGACGGAACACTGCGCGCCGAGACCGGCGATGGCAACATCGATATGCGCGACGTTCGTGGCGACCTGACCCTGCACACCGGCGACGGGCGAATCGATGTGAGCGGCATAGACGGCTCGTTGCGCGCTGAAACCGGCGACGGGCGCATCCACGTCAATGGGCGCTTTGACCTGCTCGATGTGAAGACCGGCGACGGCGGCATCAACGCCGAAGCGCTCGACGGCTCGAAGCTGGACGCCAACTGGCGGTTGAGCAGCGGCGATGGTGATTTGACGGTGCGCGTGCCAGCGACAATGGCTGCCGATGTCGAATTACACACCAGCGACGGGCACATTGATCTGGCGATGCCGGTCACGGTCATGGGCCGCACGGGAACACGCGAGCTGCACGGACGCATCAACGGCGGCGGCAAATTGCTCTCGTTGAGAACCGGCGATGGCTCGATCCGCCTGGAGCAGAAGTAA
- a CDS encoding ABC transporter permease, whose translation MATLWQDLRYATRMLLKSPTYTAVAILALALGIGANTAIFSVVNALLLRPLPYIDSERLVLVESANQKAGAQPLGGVSPADFWDFQEQSESFEQLVAMSGGGFSLTGVENPESFPGARVSTNFFDALHARPLLGRTFRPEDGFVKADDTIILSYRLWQERFGGDPNVIGTTLGDTGTTVIGVMPPDFKYPGFAQVWIPLSKDSGEMHNRSNRYFGVMGMLKPGQTLSAAQTELQTIAGRLEAQYPDNDKEITAKLTLFRKWVVRDVQASLWILMGAVTLILLIACANVANLLLARAASRRKELAIRFALGASRWRVMQQLLAESLLLALIGGAAGLLLALWGVDALMGLMPASWNNLKLQDKVGIDLLVLAFTLATTLVTGIALGLIPAWQASRPDVNEWLKEAGRGSEGVRHRRTRNVFVVTEIALALVVLIGAGLLINSFLRLQRNDLGFNPRGLMNLSFAMPFNRYPDDAARSRFIKRVLDEATAAPGVEAVAATSGNVFPFLFFSFSIVGQPQAVEQEGLYDAISPNYFRVIGAEMTAGREFNDHDDQRAPAVAIINESLRRQYFADSEPLGQRITVNFLGRPQMREIVGVVRDFNQGEPGKVTPQVFVCYLQQPWLSASLLVRSAGDTEATRKSVQSAIWAVDKTQPARRPDMAETVLNTALGEPRLYTLLLGSFAALALVLAAVGIYGVMSYSVAQRTQEIGIRMALGASPGKVLRMIVGQGMTLIVAGITFGLIGAFVLTRLLASLLFRISATDPLTYAAVILLLALVALAACYIPARRATKVDPMIALRYE comes from the coding sequence ATGGCCACGCTCTGGCAAGACCTGCGCTATGCCACACGCATGTTGCTGAAAAGTCCCACCTACACGGCGGTTGCTATTCTGGCTCTGGCCTTAGGCATCGGGGCGAATACCGCCATCTTTTCAGTCGTCAACGCGCTGTTGCTGCGCCCACTGCCTTACATCGATTCCGAGCGCCTCGTGCTTGTCGAATCGGCCAACCAAAAGGCCGGCGCGCAGCCGCTCGGCGGCGTTTCGCCCGCGGACTTCTGGGACTTCCAGGAGCAGAGCGAAAGCTTCGAGCAACTGGTCGCCATGTCGGGCGGCGGCTTCAGCCTGACCGGTGTTGAAAACCCCGAATCGTTCCCCGGCGCGCGCGTCTCGACCAACTTCTTCGACGCGCTGCACGCCCGCCCGCTGCTGGGCCGCACCTTTCGCCCCGAAGATGGCTTCGTCAAGGCCGACGACACCATCATCCTCAGTTACCGTCTGTGGCAGGAACGTTTCGGCGGCGACCCGAACGTCATCGGCACGACGCTTGGCGACACCGGCACGACGGTCATCGGCGTGATGCCGCCCGACTTTAAGTATCCCGGCTTCGCGCAGGTGTGGATTCCGCTGTCAAAAGATTCCGGCGAGATGCACAACCGCAGCAACCGCTACTTCGGCGTGATGGGCATGCTCAAGCCTGGGCAGACGCTTTCGGCGGCGCAGACCGAGTTGCAGACCATCGCCGGCCGACTCGAAGCGCAATACCCCGACAACGACAAAGAGATCACCGCAAAGTTGACGCTGTTTCGCAAATGGGTGGTGCGTGACGTGCAGGCGTCGCTGTGGATTCTGATGGGCGCGGTGACATTGATCCTGCTGATCGCCTGCGCCAACGTCGCTAATCTCTTGCTCGCCCGCGCCGCTTCAAGGCGTAAAGAGCTGGCGATTCGTTTCGCGTTGGGCGCGAGCCGCTGGCGCGTGATGCAGCAATTGCTGGCCGAGAGCCTGTTGCTGGCGCTGATCGGCGGCGCTGCCGGATTGCTGCTGGCGCTGTGGGGCGTAGACGCGCTGATGGGCTTGATGCCGGCAAGCTGGAACAACCTGAAGCTGCAAGACAAGGTCGGCATCGATCTGCTGGTGCTGGCCTTCACGCTGGCGACGACGCTGGTGACCGGCATCGCGCTTGGCCTGATCCCGGCGTGGCAGGCGTCGCGGCCCGACGTCAACGAATGGCTGAAGGAAGCCGGGCGCGGCTCGGAGGGCGTACGCCACCGCCGCACGCGGAATGTATTTGTCGTTACAGAGATCGCCCTTGCCCTGGTGGTGCTGATCGGCGCCGGGCTGCTGATTAACAGCTTCCTAAGACTGCAACGCAACGACCTCGGCTTCAACCCGCGCGGCCTGATGAACCTGAGCTTTGCGATGCCTTTCAATCGCTACCCGGATGACGCAGCGCGGTCGCGCTTCATCAAGCGCGTGCTTGACGAAGCGACCGCCGCGCCGGGCGTCGAAGCGGTGGCGGCGACCAGCGGCAACGTCTTCCCGTTTCTCTTTTTCAGCTTTAGCATCGTCGGCCAGCCGCAAGCAGTCGAGCAGGAAGGACTCTACGACGCCATCAGCCCGAATTATTTCCGCGTCATCGGCGCTGAGATGACGGCGGGCCGCGAGTTCAACGACCACGACGACCAGCGCGCCCCTGCCGTGGCGATCATCAACGAGTCGCTCCGTCGGCAATACTTCGCCGACAGCGAGCCGCTCGGCCAGCGCATCACGGTCAACTTCCTCGGACGGCCGCAGATGCGCGAGATTGTCGGCGTCGTCCGCGACTTCAATCAGGGCGAGCCGGGCAAGGTCACGCCGCAGGTCTTCGTCTGTTACCTGCAACAGCCGTGGCTGTCGGCTTCATTGCTGGTGCGCTCGGCGGGTGATACGGAAGCGACGCGCAAGTCTGTGCAAAGCGCCATCTGGGCCGTAGACAAAACGCAGCCGGCGCGCCGCCCAGACATGGCCGAGACCGTGTTAAACACGGCGCTCGGCGAGCCGCGTCTCTACACCTTGCTGCTCGGCAGCTTCGCGGCGCTGGCGCTGGTGCTCGCCGCGGTCGGCATCTATGGCGTGATGAGCTACTCGGTGGCACAGCGCACGCAAGAGATCGGCATCCGCATGGCGCTCGGCGCAAGTCCCGGCAAGGTGCTGCGGATGATCGTCGGCCAGGGCATGACGCTGATCGTCGCCGGCATCACCTTCGGCCTGATCGGGGCATTCGTGCTGACGCGGCTGCTGGCGAGCCTGCTGTTTCGCATCAGCGCCACCGATCCGCTGACCTACGCGGCGGTTATTCTCTTGCTGGCGCTGGTGGCGCTCGCCGCCTGTTACATCCCGGCACGGCGGGCGACGAAGGTTGATCCGATGATCGCGCTGCGTTACGAGTAG